The following are from one region of the Novosphingobium humi genome:
- the ahcY gene encoding adenosylhomocysteinase — translation MTTLEAQKDYVIADIGLADFGRAEIAIAETEMPGLMALRAEYGASQPLKGARITGSLHMTIQTAVLIETLVALGADVRWATCNIFSTQDHAAAAIAAQNIPVFAVKGESLAEYWDYVGRIFDWGDEPCNMILDDGGDATMFALWGARVEAGEELFEPSNAEEIEFVRALKNFLKAKPGYLTATVKAIRGVSEETTTGVHRLYALAKQGKLPFPAINVNDSVTKSKFDNLYGCKESLVDAIRRATDVMLAGKVACVAGFGDVGKGSAASLRNGGARVMVTEIDPICALQAAMEGYEVVTMEEAVTRADIFVTATGNEDVITAEHMAAMKPMSIVCNIGHFDSEIQISGLSNYAWTEVKPGTDLVTFPDGKQIIILAKGRLVNLGCATGHPSFVMSASFTNQTLAQIELFTKAGDYKNDVYVLPKHLDEKVAALHLEKLGVKLTQLSQKQADYIGVPQAGPFKADHYRY, via the coding sequence GTGACCACGCTGGAAGCCCAGAAGGACTATGTGATCGCCGATATCGGTCTTGCCGATTTTGGCCGCGCGGAAATCGCCATTGCCGAAACCGAAATGCCCGGCCTGATGGCTCTGCGCGCGGAATATGGCGCGTCGCAGCCGCTGAAAGGTGCACGCATCACCGGTTCGCTGCACATGACGATCCAGACCGCCGTGCTGATCGAAACGCTGGTGGCGCTGGGCGCCGATGTGCGCTGGGCCACCTGCAACATCTTCTCGACGCAGGACCACGCCGCGGCCGCCATTGCCGCCCAGAACATCCCCGTCTTCGCCGTCAAGGGCGAGAGCCTGGCCGAATATTGGGACTATGTGGGCCGCATTTTCGACTGGGGCGATGAACCCTGCAACATGATCCTCGACGATGGCGGCGATGCCACGATGTTCGCCCTGTGGGGCGCGCGCGTTGAGGCGGGCGAAGAGCTGTTCGAACCCAGCAATGCCGAAGAAATCGAGTTCGTGCGCGCGCTCAAGAACTTCCTCAAGGCCAAGCCGGGCTATCTGACCGCCACCGTCAAGGCGATCCGCGGCGTTTCGGAAGAAACCACCACCGGCGTCCACCGCCTCTACGCCCTTGCCAAGCAGGGCAAGCTGCCGTTCCCCGCGATCAACGTGAACGACAGCGTGACCAAGTCGAAGTTCGACAACCTCTATGGCTGCAAGGAATCGCTGGTTGACGCGATCCGCCGCGCCACCGACGTGATGCTGGCCGGCAAGGTCGCCTGCGTGGCCGGTTTCGGCGATGTGGGCAAGGGCTCGGCCGCCTCGCTGCGCAATGGCGGCGCTCGCGTGATGGTGACCGAAATCGACCCCATCTGCGCGCTGCAGGCCGCGATGGAAGGCTATGAAGTCGTCACGATGGAAGAAGCCGTGACCCGCGCCGACATCTTCGTGACCGCCACCGGCAACGAAGACGTCATCACCGCCGAGCACATGGCCGCGATGAAGCCCATGTCGATCGTGTGCAACATCGGCCACTTTGACAGCGAAATCCAGATTTCTGGCCTGTCGAACTATGCCTGGACCGAAGTGAAGCCGGGCACCGATCTCGTCACCTTCCCCGATGGCAAGCAGATCATCATTCTGGCCAAGGGCCGTCTGGTGAACCTGGGCTGCGCCACCGGCCACCCGTCCTTCGTGATGTCGGCCTCGTTCACCAACCAGACGCTGGCCCAGATCGAGCTGTTCACCAAGGCGGGCGACTATAAGAACGACGTCTATGTCCTGCCCAAGCACCTCGACGAAAAGGTCGCCGCGCTCCACCTCGAAAAGCTGGGCGTGAAGCTGACCCAGCTCAGCCAGAAGCAGGCCGACTATATCGGCGTGCCGCAGGCCGGGCCGTTCAAGGCGGATCACTACCGCTATTGA
- a CDS encoding peroxiredoxin has translation MTIAPGDSLPDVKLVKSTDSEREPVQTAEYFKGKKAVVFSVPGAFTPTCSAKHLPGFVEKAADLKAAGVDEIVCTAVNDPFVMGVWGAQKGSADVTMLADGNGEFAAALGLTLDASGAGLGTRGQRFALVVNDGVVEKVFVEGPGEFKVSSAEYVLENL, from the coding sequence ATGACCATCGCCCCCGGCGACAGCCTGCCCGACGTCAAGCTCGTCAAGTCCACCGATTCCGAGCGCGAACCCGTTCAGACCGCCGAATATTTCAAGGGCAAGAAGGCCGTTGTCTTCTCCGTGCCCGGCGCCTTCACGCCCACCTGCTCGGCCAAGCACCTGCCCGGCTTTGTGGAAAAGGCCGCTGATCTCAAGGCCGCCGGCGTGGACGAGATCGTCTGCACCGCTGTCAACGATCCTTTCGTGATGGGCGTCTGGGGCGCGCAAAAGGGCAGCGCCGATGTCACCATGCTGGCCGATGGCAATGGCGAATTCGCCGCCGCTCTGGGCCTGACGCTCGACGCCTCGGGCGCGGGCCTTGGCACGCGCGGCCAGCGTTTCGCCCTCGTCGTCAATGATGGCGTGGTGGAAAAGGTGTTCGTCGAAGGTCCGGGCGAATTCAAGGTGTCGAGCGCCGAATACGTGCTGGAAAACCTCTGA
- a CDS encoding ParA family protein: MAVIAVYSSKGGVGKTTLAVDLAWRSAVMGGHRTLLWDLDVQGGAGFLLGMEEAPRMRAASLFQREGRPEQLIEPTPYIGLSLLRADDSLRSLPVHLARLGQKKRLAQLTWPLRREFSRIILDCPPMQNEVSEQIIAAADVLIVPLPASPLAARALDLLRRDLLRENGRHPPLLPVLSMYDARRKGHRAAREGKMAPFPVIPMASMIEQTAFRRAPIGTFAPNCEPARALDRLWRAIEVKLLDEKAA; the protein is encoded by the coding sequence ATGGCGGTTATTGCGGTGTACAGTTCCAAGGGCGGCGTGGGAAAGACGACGCTGGCGGTCGATCTGGCCTGGCGCTCGGCCGTTATGGGCGGGCATCGCACGCTGCTGTGGGATTTGGACGTGCAGGGCGGGGCCGGGTTCCTGCTGGGCATGGAGGAAGCGCCGAGGATGCGCGCGGCCAGCCTGTTTCAGCGCGAGGGGCGGCCCGAACAATTGATCGAGCCGACGCCCTATATCGGCCTGTCCCTGCTGCGCGCCGATGACAGTTTGCGCAGCCTGCCGGTGCATCTGGCGCGGTTGGGGCAGAAGAAGCGACTGGCGCAACTGACATGGCCGCTGCGGCGCGAATTTTCCCGGATCATCCTCGATTGCCCGCCGATGCAGAATGAGGTGAGCGAGCAGATCATTGCTGCGGCCGATGTTTTGATTGTGCCGCTGCCTGCCTCGCCGCTGGCGGCGCGGGCGCTCGATCTGCTGCGGCGCGATCTGTTGCGGGAGAATGGGCGGCATCCGCCGCTCTTGCCGGTGCTTTCCATGTATGATGCGCGGCGCAAAGGGCACAGGGCCGCGCGCGAGGGCAAAATGGCGCCTTTCCCGGTGATCCCCATGGCCAGCATGATCGAGCAGACCGCCTTTCGCCGCGCCCCCATCGGCACATTCGCGCCCAATTGCGAACCGGCCCGCGCGCTTGATCGCCTGTGGCGCGCGATCGAGGTCAAGCTGTTGGACGAAAAGGCGGCGTGA
- a CDS encoding NosD domain-containing protein produces MMTRNTPAALKAVLTAAARRFRLLVCVLIAMVFQAAPAHALVDQTWISAEGMDSGGCLALVPCATLAYAIRQTAPGGTIFVMDSGFYGAATIDRSLTIRSEYGQMSMVASITVNAASTDKVMLDNVALECLATARGLAYGYGVQVLKAGDVLLNRVSIKDCLAGGTVGAGVYIYSTTNCRVTLNDSVIFNNRVGVLVSGADGMAHAKIYRTLFLSNSESGVRVIGNGNDAIMADNNLLGSPKSMDLQSGGASRSFGNNSMTSGDTPIPMSQY; encoded by the coding sequence ATGATGACACGCAACACCCCCGCCGCCCTCAAAGCCGTTCTCACCGCTGCCGCCCGCCGGTTCCGCCTGCTGGTCTGCGTGCTGATCGCCATGGTGTTTCAGGCCGCACCCGCCCATGCGCTGGTGGACCAGACATGGATTTCGGCCGAGGGGATGGACAGCGGGGGCTGTCTGGCGCTGGTGCCCTGCGCCACGCTGGCCTATGCCATCCGGCAGACCGCGCCGGGCGGCACGATCTTTGTGATGGACAGCGGGTTTTACGGCGCGGCCACGATCGACCGCAGCCTGACCATCCGTTCCGAATATGGCCAGATGTCGATGGTCGCCTCGATCACCGTCAATGCGGCCAGCACGGACAAGGTGATGCTCGACAATGTGGCGCTCGAATGCCTCGCCACGGCGCGGGGCCTTGCCTATGGCTATGGGGTGCAGGTGCTCAAGGCGGGCGATGTCCTGTTGAACCGCGTCTCGATCAAGGATTGTCTGGCCGGGGGCACGGTGGGGGCGGGGGTCTATATCTATTCCACCACCAATTGCCGGGTAACGCTCAATGATTCGGTGATATTCAACAATCGCGTCGGCGTGCTGGTGTCCGGCGCCGACGGTATGGCGCATGCCAAGATCTATCGAACGCTGTTTTTGTCCAACAGCGAATCGGGCGTGCGCGTGATCGGCAACGGCAATGACGCGATCATGGCCGACAACAATCTGTTGGGCAGCCCCAAGTCGATGGATCTGCAATCGGGGGGGGCATCGCGATCCTTCGGCAACAATTCGATGACCAGCGGCGATACGCCCATCCCGATGTCGCAGTATTGA
- the folE gene encoding GTP cyclohydrolase I FolE — MNEISDHFDQHDHDHADDGKLPVPHDVQEAIRTLLRWSGDDPSREGLIDTPARVARAWKEYCQGYNEDPAVHLSRQFEEVGGYNEIVLLKDIPFQSHCEHHMAPITGKASIAYLPRERVVGISKLARVLHGFARRLQIQERLTAQVAQCIWDNLDPFGVAVVIEAQHGCMTGRGVKTPGVGMVTSRMMGAFLSDPRSRKEVLSLMGY; from the coding sequence ATGAACGAGATCAGCGACCATTTTGACCAGCATGACCACGATCATGCCGATGACGGCAAGTTGCCGGTCCCCCATGATGTTCAGGAGGCGATTCGCACGCTGCTGCGCTGGTCGGGCGATGATCCCTCGCGCGAAGGGCTGATCGACACGCCCGCGCGCGTGGCGCGTGCGTGGAAGGAATATTGCCAGGGCTATAATGAAGACCCGGCCGTCCATCTTTCGCGCCAGTTCGAGGAAGTGGGCGGCTATAATGAGATCGTGCTGCTCAAGGATATTCCGTTTCAGAGCCATTGCGAGCATCACATGGCCCCGATCACCGGCAAGGCCAGCATCGCCTATCTGCCGCGTGAGCGCGTGGTGGGGATTTCCAAGCTGGCCCGCGTTCTGCACGGCTTTGCCCGCCGTCTGCAGATTCAGGAGCGCCTGACCGCGCAGGTGGCCCAGTGCATCTGGGACAATCTTGACCCCTTCGGCGTGGCCGTGGTGATCGAGGCCCAGCATGGCTGCATGACCGGGCGCGGGGTAAAGACGCCGGGCGTGGGCATGGTGACCAGCCGAATGATGGGCGCGTTTCTCTCCGATCCGCGCAGCCGCAAGGAAGTGCTGAGCCTGATGGGCTATTGA
- a CDS encoding (deoxy)nucleoside triphosphate pyrophosphohydrolase: protein MILPVVAVALLRDDGHILMQRRPDGKQHGGLWEFPGGKIDPGEGPVEAALREMEEELGVGLEAHALMPVSFAHSDEAPGKERRRVLLLLYVARAWSGDPIAREGQQFAWVAPDALPDLDMPPLDVPLVRDLLRWIGAGAEQGK from the coding sequence ATGATTTTGCCCGTGGTGGCCGTGGCGCTGTTGCGCGATGACGGGCATATATTGATGCAGCGCCGCCCCGATGGAAAACAGCATGGCGGCCTTTGGGAATTTCCCGGCGGCAAGATTGATCCGGGCGAGGGGCCGGTCGAGGCTGCCCTGCGCGAGATGGAGGAGGAGCTGGGCGTAGGGCTGGAGGCGCATGCGCTGATGCCGGTCAGCTTTGCCCATAGCGATGAGGCCCCTGGCAAGGAGCGGCGTCGGGTGCTGCTGCTGCTTTATGTGGCGCGGGCGTGGAGCGGCGATCCAATCGCGCGGGAAGGCCAGCAATTTGCGTGGGTTGCGCCCGATGCCCTGCCGGATCTGGATATGCCGCCGCTCGATGTGCCGCTGGTGCGCGACCTGCTGCGCTGGATCGGGGCGGGGGCGGAACAGGGGAAATAA
- a CDS encoding Flp family type IVb pilin has translation MSIAEFLTRLHRDERGLAAVEYGLLCGLIVLVMIAALNGVANTIVQTWNNVDTQAQVAVQQATAS, from the coding sequence ATGTCTATTGCAGAATTCCTGACCCGACTCCATCGGGACGAGCGCGGACTGGCCGCTGTGGAATACGGACTGCTGTGCGGGCTGATCGTGCTGGTTATGATCGCCGCGCTTAACGGCGTGGCCAACACCATCGTCCAGACATGGAACAATGTCGACACCCAGGCACAGGTCGCGGTCCAGCAGGCAACGGCCTCCTGA
- a CDS encoding Flp family type IVb pilin: MKFINKLIRDEAGATAIEYGLIAALIAVAAITAMNGLGNQLKTTFNTTSSQMSTANASAA; the protein is encoded by the coding sequence ATGAAGTTCATCAACAAGCTCATCCGCGACGAAGCTGGTGCGACCGCCATCGAATACGGCCTGATTGCCGCTCTGATCGCCGTTGCCGCCATCACCGCGATGAATGGCCTGGGCAACCAGCTCAAGACCACTTTCAACACCACCTCTTCGCAGATGTCGACGGCCAACGCCTCGGCCGCCTAA
- a CDS encoding Flp family type IVb pilin, producing the protein MKFLNKLIRDEAGATAIEYGLIAALIAVAAITAMNGMGNQLSATFNTTSSQMSTANASAA; encoded by the coding sequence ATGAAATTCCTCAACAAACTGATCCGTGACGAAGCCGGCGCCACTGCCATCGAATATGGCCTGATTGCCGCCCTGATCGCCGTTGCCGCCATCACCGCGATGAATGGCATGGGCAACCAACTCTCGGCCACGTTCAACACGACCTCTTCGCAGATGTCGACAGCCAACGCCTCGGCTGCCTGA
- a CDS encoding acetyl-CoA carboxylase carboxyltransferase subunit alpha, protein MVSYLEFEKPVAALEARIKELRATAAEGDLDISAEVGRLERKSADLLASTYRALTPWQKTQVARHPMRPHFVDYVEKIFTDFVPLGGDRLYGEDHAIIGGFATLNGRKVMLIGHEKGHDTATRIKHNFGMGKPEGYRKAIRLMELAGRFGLPVVTLVDTSGAFPGVEAEERGQAEAIARSTEACLALRVPMVAVIVGEGGSGGAVALASAERVLMLEHAVYSVISPEGCASILWRTAEKAADAAEAMKVTAQDLLALKVIDRIVPEPVGGAHRDPDAAAKALGKAIGEELDKLLKMDAKQLLAMREERFLAIGAE, encoded by the coding sequence ATGGTTTCCTATCTCGAATTTGAAAAGCCGGTGGCCGCGCTTGAAGCGCGCATCAAGGAATTGCGCGCAACGGCGGCCGAGGGCGACCTCGACATTTCCGCCGAGGTGGGGCGGCTGGAGCGCAAGAGCGCCGACCTGCTGGCCAGCACCTATCGTGCGCTGACCCCGTGGCAGAAGACGCAGGTGGCGCGCCATCCGATGCGCCCGCATTTCGTCGATTATGTCGAAAAGATCTTCACCGATTTCGTGCCTCTGGGCGGCGATCGCCTCTATGGCGAGGATCATGCGATCATCGGTGGTTTTGCCACTCTGAATGGCCGCAAGGTGATGCTGATCGGCCATGAAAAGGGCCATGATACCGCCACGCGCATCAAGCACAATTTCGGCATGGGCAAGCCGGAGGGTTATCGCAAGGCGATTCGCCTGATGGAATTGGCGGGTCGATTCGGGCTGCCGGTGGTTACGCTGGTGGATACCTCAGGTGCGTTTCCCGGTGTCGAGGCCGAGGAGCGCGGTCAGGCAGAAGCCATCGCTCGTTCGACCGAGGCCTGCCTCGCGCTGCGCGTGCCGATGGTGGCCGTGATCGTGGGCGAGGGCGGATCGGGCGGCGCGGTGGCTCTGGCCAGCGCCGAGCGCGTGCTGATGCTCGAACATGCGGTCTATTCGGTGATTTCGCCTGAGGGCTGCGCCTCGATCCTGTGGCGCACCGCCGAAAAGGCCGCCGATGCCGCCGAGGCGATGAAGGTGACGGCGCAGGACCTGCTCGCCCTCAAGGTTATCGACCGTATTGTGCCCGAGCCGGTGGGCGGGGCGCATCGCGATCCCGATGCGGCGGCCAAGGCGCTGGGCAAGGCGATTGGCGAGGAACTGGACAAGCTGCTCAAGATGGACGCCAAGCAATTGCTGGCGATGCGCGAAGAGCGTTTTCTGGCCATCGGCGCCGAATAA
- a CDS encoding tyrosine-type recombinase/integrase, whose translation MLAAERGAAANTLAAYERDLRGAEDVLGDLEGADVAALERLAATWGHLSPASVARKSSALRQFYGFLIDEGWREDDPSPALPRVAQRRPLPRILGHEDIATLFARAEEEAAGDRREPLRTLACLELLYGSGLRATELVSLPISAAPRDAPLLTITGKGGVQRMVPISARAGQVLRRWIAIRGAGRDSRFLFPSTGKDGHLTRVRLFQLLRELGARAGLDPTRLSPHVLRHAFATHLLEGGADLRVVQTLLGHADIGTTQIYTHVDAARLVELVNQRHPLAARTVG comes from the coding sequence ATGCTGGCGGCCGAGCGCGGCGCGGCTGCCAACACGCTGGCGGCCTATGAGCGCGATCTGCGCGGGGCCGAGGATGTGCTGGGCGATCTGGAAGGGGCCGATGTCGCCGCGCTGGAACGGCTGGCGGCCACATGGGGCCATCTCTCGCCCGCCAGCGTGGCGCGCAAATCCTCGGCTTTGCGGCAATTCTACGGTTTCCTGATCGACGAAGGCTGGCGCGAGGACGATCCCAGTCCGGCCCTGCCGCGCGTGGCGCAGCGCCGCCCTTTGCCGCGCATTCTGGGGCATGAGGATATCGCCACGTTGTTTGCCCGCGCCGAGGAGGAGGCCGCAGGCGACCGGCGCGAGCCTTTGCGCACGCTGGCCTGTCTGGAATTGCTCTATGGTTCGGGCCTGCGGGCGACCGAGCTGGTGTCGCTGCCGATCAGCGCCGCGCCGCGCGATGCGCCCTTGCTGACCATCACCGGCAAGGGCGGGGTGCAGCGCATGGTGCCGATCAGCGCGCGCGCGGGCCAGGTGCTGCGCCGCTGGATTGCGATCCGGGGCGCGGGGCGGGATTCGCGATTCCTGTTTCCCTCCACCGGCAAGGACGGGCATCTGACGCGGGTGCGCCTGTTTCAATTGCTGCGCGAATTGGGGGCGCGGGCGGGGCTGGACCCGACGCGGCTGTCGCCCCACGTGCTGCGCCATGCCTTTGCCACCCATCTGCTCGAAGGAGGCGCGGATCTGCGCGTGGTGCAGACGCTGCTGGGCCATGCGGATATCGGCACGACCCAGATCTATACCCATGTCGATGCGGCCCGTCTGGTCGAATTGGTGAACCAGCGGCATCCTTTGGCGGCCAGAACGGTTGGCTGA
- a CDS encoding shikimate kinase encodes MDEDHTLSESAAEAAHLAAVLAHIDRPIVLVGMMGVGKTSLGRRLAALLGVPFVDADDEIEKAAHMPIPDIFATYGEAFFREGERRVIARLLGENTPGDAIKGLKLPHAGNGKAGLKVLSTGGGAFVNDATRELILARGIAVWLDAELETLVDRTARKGNRPLLKTGNPREILSNLKSSREPFYSQAPIKVMSGNVPHSRTLASLMVSLDEWLDAHGAKG; translated from the coding sequence ATGGATGAAGATCACACTCTTTCCGAAAGCGCAGCAGAGGCCGCTCATCTGGCCGCAGTTCTGGCGCATATCGACCGCCCCATCGTTCTGGTGGGCATGATGGGCGTGGGCAAGACCAGCCTTGGGCGGCGTCTGGCCGCCTTGCTGGGCGTGCCCTTTGTCGATGCCGATGACGAGATCGAAAAGGCGGCGCATATGCCGATTCCCGATATTTTCGCCACTTACGGCGAGGCTTTCTTTCGCGAGGGCGAGCGGCGGGTGATCGCGCGGCTGCTGGGCGAAAACACGCCGGGCGATGCGATCAAGGGGCTGAAACTGCCTCATGCGGGCAATGGCAAGGCGGGACTGAAGGTTTTGTCGACCGGCGGCGGGGCCTTTGTGAATGATGCCACGCGCGAACTGATTCTCGCGCGCGGGATCGCGGTGTGGCTGGATGCGGAACTGGAAACGCTGGTGGACCGCACCGCGCGCAAGGGCAACCGGCCTTTGCTGAAAACTGGAAACCCTCGCGAAATTCTCTCCAATCTCAAGTCCAGCCGTGAACCTTTCTATTCGCAGGCCCCGATCAAGGTGATGAGCGGCAATGTGCCCCATTCTCGCACCTTGGCCAGTCTGATGGTCTCGCTGGACGAATGGCTTGATGCCCATGGCGCGAAAGGCTGA
- the aroB gene encoding 3-dehydroquinate synthase produces MPIISVDIAGRPYEVRVGAGLIANLAQEAGARLRKPVVPVITDANVHKAWGAAVDASLAAAGKKAAWHILPAGESTKSWANLVAVVDGLLALEVERGDHIIALGGGVIGDLTGFAASMLKRGCHFIQVPTSLLAQVDSSVGGKTAINTPAGKNLVGAFHQPSLVLADLDALDTLPRRELAAGYAEVVKYGLINDPEFFAWCEANGEAMLSGDRAAREYAVAYSVAAKAQIVAQDEFETTGLRALLNLGHTFGHALEAETGFSDRLLHGEAVALGCVLAARFSARRGLMGADEAERVAAHIAAVGMPADIRALGLNVSGAQLAAHMLHDKKVDAGRLAFLLMRGIGGTFLTKDVTLEEVSAFLREELEG; encoded by the coding sequence ATGCCGATTATTTCTGTCGATATTGCCGGCCGCCCCTATGAAGTGCGCGTGGGCGCCGGGCTGATCGCCAATCTGGCGCAGGAAGCGGGCGCGCGGCTGCGCAAGCCCGTTGTGCCGGTCATTACGGACGCGAATGTGCATAAGGCTTGGGGGGCGGCGGTCGATGCCTCGTTGGCGGCGGCGGGCAAGAAGGCGGCGTGGCATATCCTGCCTGCGGGCGAGAGCACCAAGAGCTGGGCCAATCTGGTGGCGGTGGTCGATGGGCTGCTGGCGCTGGAGGTGGAACGGGGCGATCACATCATCGCGCTGGGCGGCGGGGTGATCGGGGATCTGACCGGCTTTGCCGCCAGTATGCTGAAACGCGGGTGCCATTTCATTCAGGTGCCGACATCGCTGCTGGCGCAGGTCGATTCGAGCGTGGGCGGCAAGACCGCGATCAACACGCCTGCGGGCAAGAATCTGGTCGGTGCGTTCCATCAGCCCTCGCTGGTGCTGGCCGATCTCGATGCGCTCGATACCCTGCCCCGGCGCGAGTTGGCCGCCGGTTATGCCGAGGTGGTCAAATACGGGCTGATCAACGACCCGGAATTTTTCGCATGGTGCGAGGCCAATGGCGAGGCCATGCTTTCGGGCGACCGGGCGGCGCGCGAATATGCGGTGGCCTATTCGGTGGCCGCCAAGGCGCAGATCGTGGCGCAGGACGAGTTTGAAACCACGGGCCTGCGCGCCCTGCTCAACCTTGGCCACACGTTCGGCCATGCGCTGGAGGCCGAAACCGGCTTTTCCGACCGCCTGCTCCATGGCGAGGCGGTGGCGCTGGGCTGCGTGCTGGCGGCGCGGTTTTCCGCCCGGCGCGGCTTGATGGGGGCGGATGAGGCGGAGCGCGTGGCGGCCCATATCGCTGCCGTTGGCATGCCTGCGGATATTCGCGCGCTGGGCCTGAATGTGTCGGGGGCGCAATTGGCGGCCCATATGCTGCATGACAAAAAGGTCGATGCGGGGCGCTTGGCGTTTCTGCTGATGCGCGGGATCGGCGGGACGTTTTTGACCAAGGATGTGACGCTGGAGGAAGTTTCGGCGTTTTTGAGGGAAGAATTGGAAGGGTAA